The Argiope bruennichi chromosome 9, qqArgBrue1.1, whole genome shotgun sequence genome contains a region encoding:
- the LOC129983872 gene encoding ras GTPase-activating protein nGAP-like isoform X9: MDFGKSRSSTDLTETSYEKACSDRRGSAPATPVLGIRTMDSTTPSRFANFFSKRSFKSNPLKRTKSVTKLERKRCTMDGDSVTPSMLRTSRSHESLLQSSPGVLATLDLSHGDVQVAALHSSLIGQENCFQMISSGGTRFYTCRTKEERDQWLYSLRRTIQPNQDNVRRKENSLRIWVLEAKGMSAKKSKYYCEVCLDKTLYARTSSKQKGDMCFWGEYFEFNSLPTVASVYVNLYREADKKKRRDKNVLIGCVHIPVSSINGKHLLEKWYPVTTEKNNSGKDSPSIRIKSRFQTVEVLPLIVYKDLLQYVKSEYKILCEMLEPAISVRAKEDVATTLINIMQKENLAKEFLAELVMFDIEKIGDLHLTFRGNSLATKATEAYMKLLGDKYLQDTLGVFLRMVLDSNDDCEVDPMKVTNNATLLRQQSHLMTYVEMVWVKIINSSSNFPHELREVFYECRKRLTASGKEELCDNLISASIFLRFLCPAILSPSLFNLSQEYPQGKSARNLTLVAKTIQTLANFTRFGGKESFMEFMNGFVEKEWSTMKAFLRQISSLKQTLDYFKFQSPPAKEFNKRNEFEGYIDIGKELAILHNLMVENLPRVNQKVYYDHIDTLQQILDGISAALGNAPTTKNNLIPSSSSNSHTDHNSNSINNENVTLKLNEHSNMKNPHREIVQTYVMNSVRNTNGDLDYHSLTTVNQKMTPVNHLNRPSTLPRNAYLLGSSRKAAPDLTTSDDYVLYSAFDADTGLDPSIDNNDTQVNKVDSNNLTKSCIYGELKSPQHRPSLSSSYSEKKNLDSHTPPTQRNGITLTNALLNANFSKVSPKTRERKEPVKRSLSSNGQGSESGEMEVTNHKGSQISISQVSKQLSNVASSGYQSFPYSQSSSPVDPELQADKSQTNGSSNTQNPPLAFNNPMYHFPTPTGPLPWEPCNRQARKNLRLSHLTSFSSLSAEDISVFGPTSLANADSSLTLSVEGCNCASSSSSSGTASCSSTPPRERRSNQFKSTAPRTNPRYSGGTHLCCSATIGCSPRLATRALSHPTRSLHHHHYKQCFSNESYLRRRQKNSNTTLSNSQDKENIESNGTDPNKNIQMTDASSGTKTENNNCKTIEENLQLDCNFQYEREVEELRNMMQNLQVKLSEAEEKLSKQESATEKVVADWQARLEAGEERLRRQQDEKDQQMKNIITRLITVEEELRREQQEMQGVILAKQKVIDAQERKLQTLDAANTRLLAALAQLKERYQLQGRNGLVSSSPTSPAKLAVIENGDIRFKSSSC, from the exons aattttttctcCAAACGCTCCTTTAAAAGCAACCCTTTGAAACGAACTAAAAGTGTGACAAAGCTAGAGCGTAAAAGATGTACGATGGATGGTGACAG TGTGACACCTTCTATGCTACGAACATCTCGATCCCACGAATCCCTCCTCCAGTCTAGTCCTGGTGTGTTGGCCACTCTTGACCTCTCCCATGGAGATGTACAGGTGGCAGCCCTTCACAGCAGTCTCATTGGTCAAGAAAATTGTTTCCAGATGATCTCTAGTGGAGGCACTCGCTTCTATACTTGTCGGACGAAAGAAGAGAGAGATCAATGGTTGTACAG TCTGAGGAGAACTATCCAGCCTAACCAAGACAATGTTAGACGGAAAGAAAACTCTTTAAGAATTTGGGTTCTAGAAGCGAAAGGAATGTCTGCAAAAAAGAG caaatattacTGCGAAGTATGCTTAGACAAGACATTATATGCTAGAACTTCATCAAAACAGAAAGGAGATATGTGTTTTTGGGGTGAATATTTTGAGTTCAA tAGTCTACCTACTGTTGCCAGTGTTTATGTAAATTTGTACAGAGAAGCGGACAAGAAGAAGCGGAGggacaaaaatgttttaattg GTTGTGTACATATTCCTGTCTCTAGtataaatggaaaacatttgCTTGAAAAATG GTATCCTGTAACAACAGAGAAAAACAATAGTGGGAAAGACAGCCCTTCCATCAGAATCAAATCTCGTTTCCAGACTGTAGAAGTGTTGCCTCTCATTGTATACAAAGATCTTTTACAG tatgTGAAGTCTGAGTATAAAATTCTGTGTGAAATGCTGGAGCCTGCCATAAGTGTCCGAGCAAAG gAGGATGTTGCtacaacattaataaatataatgcaaaaagaaaatttggcTAAGGAATTTCTGGCAGAACTTGTTAtgtttgatattgaaaaaattg GTGACCTTCATTTGACTTTCAGAGGAAATTCTCTAGCCACTAAAGCTACTGAAGCATATATGAAACTCTTAGGTGATAAG TACCTACAAGATACTTTGGGCGTTTTTCTCAGAATGGTTTTAGATTCAAACGATGACTGTGAA GTTGACCCTATGAAAGTTACGAACAATGCTACTTTGTTGCGTCAGCAGTCACATTTGATGACTTATGTAGAAATGGTTTGGGTAAAGATCATTAATTCCTCATCAAACTTCCCTCA tGAACTCCGTGAAGTGTTCTACGAGTGTCGAAAGCGACTGACTGCCAGCGGCAAAGAAGAACTTTGTGATAACTTGATCAGTGCATCCATCTTTCTCAGGTTCCTTTGCCCTGCTATTTTGTCACCCAGTCTCTTCAACCTTTCTCAAG agtATCCTCAGGGTAAATCTGCTAGAAATTTGACTTTGGTAGCTAAAACTATTCAGACCTTAGCAAATTTCACCAG atTTGGAGGCAAAGAAAGTTTTATGGAATTCATGAATGGCTTTGTTGAAAAGGAGTGGAGtacaatgaaagcatttttaagacaaatttcT AGTTTGAAACAAActcttgattattttaaatttcagagtcCTCCAGCCAAAGAATTCAATAAACGAAATGAATTTGAAGGATACATTGACATTGGAAAGGAACTGGCCATTCTGCATAATCTCATGGTTGAAAATCTACCAAGGGTCAACCAAAAG gtCTATTATGATCATATCGATACGTTGCAACAAATTTTGGATGGTATCTCTGCAGCTTTAGGCAATGCTCCTACAACGAAAAACAACCTCATTCCATCTTCTAGCTCTAATTCCCATACAGATCATAATAGCAATtctataaacaatgaaaatgtgaCTCTGAAACTGAATGAACATTCGAACATGAAGAATCCCCACCGTGAAATAGTACAGACTTATGTTATGAATAGTGTTCGAAATACAAATGGAGATCTCGATTATCATTCCTTGACAACTGTCAATCAGAAAATGACACCTGTTAATCACCTCAATAGACCTTCAACACTTCCACG caatgcATATTTACTTGGAAGTAGTAGGAAAGCTGCACCTGATTTGACCACATCTGATGATTATGTTCTCTACAGTGCATTTGATGCTGATACCGGGCTTGATCCCTCTATTGATAACAATGACACCCAGGTAAACAAAGTGGATTCAAACAATCTGACCAAGTCCTGTATATATGGAGAATTGAAGAGCCCTCAGCACAGGCCCAGTCTTTCTTCCTCTTACAGTGAGAAAAAGAATCTAGATTCTCATACTCCTCCCACCCAAAGAAATGGTATCACTCTGACAAATGCTCTTCTCAATGCGAATTTCTCGAAAGTCTCTCCAAAGACCCGAGAAAGGAAAGAACCTGTGAAACGCTCCTTGTCCAGCAATGGGCAAGGGAGTGAGTCAGGTGAAATGGAAGTAACAAATCATAAAGGAAGCCAGATTTCAATTAGTCAAGTAAGTAAACAG cTGTCCAATGTGGCTTCTTCAGGTTACCAGTCTTTCCCATATAGCCAGTCGAGCTCACCTGTAGATCCTGAATTACAGGCAGACAAATCCCAAACAAATGGAAGCAGCAACACCCAGAATCCACCTCTGGCATTTAACAATCCCATGTATCATTTCCCAACTCCCACTGGTCCCTTGCCTTGGGAGCCCTGCAACCGTCAAGCAAGGAAGAATCTCAGACTCTCTCATCTCACCTCCTTTAGCAGTCTCAGTGCAGAGGATATATCTGTCTTTGGACCCACCTCTTTAG CAAATGCAGATTCTTCTTTGACATTATCTGTAGAAGGTTGTAACTGCGCTTCAAGTTCATCATCTTCGGGAACTGCAAGCTGCAGTTCAACACCTCCAAGAGAACGTCGCAGTAATCAGTTCAAATCTACTGCACCACGTACCAATCCACGTTACTCAGGTGGTACTCACCTGTGCTGTAGCGCTACAATTGGATGCTCACCTCGACTTGCTACCAGAGCTCTGTCTCACCCCACTCGATCACTACATCACCACCATTACAAACAGTGCTTCTCAAATGAGTCCTACTTAAGACGAAGGCAGAAAAACTCGAATACAACTTTGAGCAATTCTCaggataaagaaaatattga GTCAAATGGAACtgatccaaataaaaatattcaaatgacgGATGCATCCTCTGGCACTaagactgaaaataataattgcaaaaccATAGAAGAG AATTTACAGTTGGACTGTAATTTTCAGTATGAGAGAGAAGTGGAGGAATTGCGTAACATGATGCAGAATCTTCAAGTGAAGCTTTCTGAGGCAGAGGAGAAGCTATCAAAACAGGAAAGTGCTACGGAGAAGGTGGTTGCTGATTGGCAAGCCAGGCTAGAAGCTGGGGAAGAAAGGTTACGCAGACAGCAAGACGAAAAGGATCAAcaaatgaagaatataattaCCAG gCTGATAACAGTGGAGGAGGAGTTGCGGCGTGAGCAACAAGAAATGCAAGGGGTCATTTTGGCCAAGCAAAAAGTCATTGATGCTCAGGAGAGGAAACTGCAGACTCTTGATGCTGCAAACACGCGACTGCTTGCAGCCCTGGCACAACTCAAGGAACGATACCAACTACAAGGGCGCAACGGCTTGGTGTCATCCTCACCGACATCTCCGGCTAAACTTGCTGTTATCGAAAATGGCGACATTCGCTTTAAAAGCAGTTCTTGCTGA
- the LOC129983872 gene encoding ras GTPase-activating protein nGAP-like isoform X7, producing the protein MILKTFATRRRSQRSRIHRKSRLRRETSYEKACSDRRGSAPATPVLGIRTMDSTTPSRFANFFSKRSFKSNPLKRTKSVTKLERKRCTMDGDSVTPSMLRTSRSHESLLQSSPGVLATLDLSHGDVQVAALHSSLIGQENCFQMISSGGTRFYTCRTKEERDQWLYSLRRTIQPNQDNVRRKENSLRIWVLEAKGMSAKKSKYYCEVCLDKTLYARTSSKQKGDMCFWGEYFEFNSLPTVASVYVNLYREADKKKRRDKNVLIGCVHIPVSSINGKHLLEKWYPVTTEKNNSGKDSPSIRIKSRFQTVEVLPLIVYKDLLQYVKSEYKILCEMLEPAISVRAKEDVATTLINIMQKENLAKEFLAELVMFDIEKIGDLHLTFRGNSLATKATEAYMKLLGDKYLQDTLGVFLRMVLDSNDDCEVDPMKVTNNATLLRQQSHLMTYVEMVWVKIINSSSNFPHELREVFYECRKRLTASGKEELCDNLISASIFLRFLCPAILSPSLFNLSQEYPQGKSARNLTLVAKTIQTLANFTRFGGKESFMEFMNGFVEKEWSTMKAFLRQISSLKQTLDYFKFQSPPAKEFNKRNEFEGYIDIGKELAILHNLMVENLPRVNQKVYYDHIDTLQQILDGISAALGNAPTTKNNLIPSSSSNSHTDHNSNSINNENVTLKLNEHSNMKNPHREIVQTYVMNSVRNTNGDLDYHSLTTVNQKMTPVNHLNRPSTLPRNAYLLGSSRKAAPDLTTSDDYVLYSAFDADTGLDPSIDNNDTQVNKVDSNNLTKSCIYGELKSPQHRPSLSSSYSEKKNLDSHTPPTQRNGITLTNALLNANFSKVSPKTRERKEPVKRSLSSNGQGSESGEMEVTNHKGSQISISQVSKQLSNVASSGYQSFPYSQSSSPVDPELQADKSQTNGSSNTQNPPLAFNNPMYHFPTPTGPLPWEPCNRQARKNLRLSHLTSFSSLSAEDISVFGPTSLANADSSLTLSVEGCNCASSSSSSGTASCSSTPPRERRSNQFKSTAPRTNPRYSGGTHLCCSATIGCSPRLATRALSHPTRSLHHHHYKQCFSNESYLRRRQKNSNTTLSNSQDKENIESNGTDPNKNIQMTDASSGTKTENNNCKTIEENLQLDCNFQYEREVEELRNMMQNLQVKLSEAEEKLSKQESATEKVVADWQARLEAGEERLRRQQDEKDQQMKNIITRLITVEEELRREQQEMQGVILAKQKVIDAQERKLQTLDAANTRLLAALAQLKERYQLQGRNGLVSSSPTSPAKLAVIENGDIRFKSSSC; encoded by the exons aattttttctcCAAACGCTCCTTTAAAAGCAACCCTTTGAAACGAACTAAAAGTGTGACAAAGCTAGAGCGTAAAAGATGTACGATGGATGGTGACAG TGTGACACCTTCTATGCTACGAACATCTCGATCCCACGAATCCCTCCTCCAGTCTAGTCCTGGTGTGTTGGCCACTCTTGACCTCTCCCATGGAGATGTACAGGTGGCAGCCCTTCACAGCAGTCTCATTGGTCAAGAAAATTGTTTCCAGATGATCTCTAGTGGAGGCACTCGCTTCTATACTTGTCGGACGAAAGAAGAGAGAGATCAATGGTTGTACAG TCTGAGGAGAACTATCCAGCCTAACCAAGACAATGTTAGACGGAAAGAAAACTCTTTAAGAATTTGGGTTCTAGAAGCGAAAGGAATGTCTGCAAAAAAGAG caaatattacTGCGAAGTATGCTTAGACAAGACATTATATGCTAGAACTTCATCAAAACAGAAAGGAGATATGTGTTTTTGGGGTGAATATTTTGAGTTCAA tAGTCTACCTACTGTTGCCAGTGTTTATGTAAATTTGTACAGAGAAGCGGACAAGAAGAAGCGGAGggacaaaaatgttttaattg GTTGTGTACATATTCCTGTCTCTAGtataaatggaaaacatttgCTTGAAAAATG GTATCCTGTAACAACAGAGAAAAACAATAGTGGGAAAGACAGCCCTTCCATCAGAATCAAATCTCGTTTCCAGACTGTAGAAGTGTTGCCTCTCATTGTATACAAAGATCTTTTACAG tatgTGAAGTCTGAGTATAAAATTCTGTGTGAAATGCTGGAGCCTGCCATAAGTGTCCGAGCAAAG gAGGATGTTGCtacaacattaataaatataatgcaaaaagaaaatttggcTAAGGAATTTCTGGCAGAACTTGTTAtgtttgatattgaaaaaattg GTGACCTTCATTTGACTTTCAGAGGAAATTCTCTAGCCACTAAAGCTACTGAAGCATATATGAAACTCTTAGGTGATAAG TACCTACAAGATACTTTGGGCGTTTTTCTCAGAATGGTTTTAGATTCAAACGATGACTGTGAA GTTGACCCTATGAAAGTTACGAACAATGCTACTTTGTTGCGTCAGCAGTCACATTTGATGACTTATGTAGAAATGGTTTGGGTAAAGATCATTAATTCCTCATCAAACTTCCCTCA tGAACTCCGTGAAGTGTTCTACGAGTGTCGAAAGCGACTGACTGCCAGCGGCAAAGAAGAACTTTGTGATAACTTGATCAGTGCATCCATCTTTCTCAGGTTCCTTTGCCCTGCTATTTTGTCACCCAGTCTCTTCAACCTTTCTCAAG agtATCCTCAGGGTAAATCTGCTAGAAATTTGACTTTGGTAGCTAAAACTATTCAGACCTTAGCAAATTTCACCAG atTTGGAGGCAAAGAAAGTTTTATGGAATTCATGAATGGCTTTGTTGAAAAGGAGTGGAGtacaatgaaagcatttttaagacaaatttcT AGTTTGAAACAAActcttgattattttaaatttcagagtcCTCCAGCCAAAGAATTCAATAAACGAAATGAATTTGAAGGATACATTGACATTGGAAAGGAACTGGCCATTCTGCATAATCTCATGGTTGAAAATCTACCAAGGGTCAACCAAAAG gtCTATTATGATCATATCGATACGTTGCAACAAATTTTGGATGGTATCTCTGCAGCTTTAGGCAATGCTCCTACAACGAAAAACAACCTCATTCCATCTTCTAGCTCTAATTCCCATACAGATCATAATAGCAATtctataaacaatgaaaatgtgaCTCTGAAACTGAATGAACATTCGAACATGAAGAATCCCCACCGTGAAATAGTACAGACTTATGTTATGAATAGTGTTCGAAATACAAATGGAGATCTCGATTATCATTCCTTGACAACTGTCAATCAGAAAATGACACCTGTTAATCACCTCAATAGACCTTCAACACTTCCACG caatgcATATTTACTTGGAAGTAGTAGGAAAGCTGCACCTGATTTGACCACATCTGATGATTATGTTCTCTACAGTGCATTTGATGCTGATACCGGGCTTGATCCCTCTATTGATAACAATGACACCCAGGTAAACAAAGTGGATTCAAACAATCTGACCAAGTCCTGTATATATGGAGAATTGAAGAGCCCTCAGCACAGGCCCAGTCTTTCTTCCTCTTACAGTGAGAAAAAGAATCTAGATTCTCATACTCCTCCCACCCAAAGAAATGGTATCACTCTGACAAATGCTCTTCTCAATGCGAATTTCTCGAAAGTCTCTCCAAAGACCCGAGAAAGGAAAGAACCTGTGAAACGCTCCTTGTCCAGCAATGGGCAAGGGAGTGAGTCAGGTGAAATGGAAGTAACAAATCATAAAGGAAGCCAGATTTCAATTAGTCAAGTAAGTAAACAG cTGTCCAATGTGGCTTCTTCAGGTTACCAGTCTTTCCCATATAGCCAGTCGAGCTCACCTGTAGATCCTGAATTACAGGCAGACAAATCCCAAACAAATGGAAGCAGCAACACCCAGAATCCACCTCTGGCATTTAACAATCCCATGTATCATTTCCCAACTCCCACTGGTCCCTTGCCTTGGGAGCCCTGCAACCGTCAAGCAAGGAAGAATCTCAGACTCTCTCATCTCACCTCCTTTAGCAGTCTCAGTGCAGAGGATATATCTGTCTTTGGACCCACCTCTTTAG CAAATGCAGATTCTTCTTTGACATTATCTGTAGAAGGTTGTAACTGCGCTTCAAGTTCATCATCTTCGGGAACTGCAAGCTGCAGTTCAACACCTCCAAGAGAACGTCGCAGTAATCAGTTCAAATCTACTGCACCACGTACCAATCCACGTTACTCAGGTGGTACTCACCTGTGCTGTAGCGCTACAATTGGATGCTCACCTCGACTTGCTACCAGAGCTCTGTCTCACCCCACTCGATCACTACATCACCACCATTACAAACAGTGCTTCTCAAATGAGTCCTACTTAAGACGAAGGCAGAAAAACTCGAATACAACTTTGAGCAATTCTCaggataaagaaaatattga GTCAAATGGAACtgatccaaataaaaatattcaaatgacgGATGCATCCTCTGGCACTaagactgaaaataataattgcaaaaccATAGAAGAG AATTTACAGTTGGACTGTAATTTTCAGTATGAGAGAGAAGTGGAGGAATTGCGTAACATGATGCAGAATCTTCAAGTGAAGCTTTCTGAGGCAGAGGAGAAGCTATCAAAACAGGAAAGTGCTACGGAGAAGGTGGTTGCTGATTGGCAAGCCAGGCTAGAAGCTGGGGAAGAAAGGTTACGCAGACAGCAAGACGAAAAGGATCAAcaaatgaagaatataattaCCAG gCTGATAACAGTGGAGGAGGAGTTGCGGCGTGAGCAACAAGAAATGCAAGGGGTCATTTTGGCCAAGCAAAAAGTCATTGATGCTCAGGAGAGGAAACTGCAGACTCTTGATGCTGCAAACACGCGACTGCTTGCAGCCCTGGCACAACTCAAGGAACGATACCAACTACAAGGGCGCAACGGCTTGGTGTCATCCTCACCGACATCTCCGGCTAAACTTGCTGTTATCGAAAATGGCGACATTCGCTTTAAAAGCAGTTCTTGCTGA